From the Gemmatimonadaceae bacterium genome, the window CCCAGTTGGCGGCGCAGCCCGAGGTTGCCGGCGTCGAGCTCGAGGCGGCGGCGCAGCTGCGCTTCCACACCCCCAAACGACAGCGTGCTGCGCGGCGTGTGCATGCGCGCAAAGAACGCGTCGGAACTCCCGGGGGTGCGGCGCGGGGGCGTCGGCGCGCCGTCGTCGCCCACCGGTTCCGGCCACATGAGGGCGGCGGAGAGGTCGTCGAAGCGCGCTCCAGCGCGATTGGGGCGATCGGTGCCGGGGACGATGATGGCGCTCACCTCGCCGGAGACGAGGTCGCCCATGTGCTCATCGCGCCACTCGCCGTCGATGAGCACTTCGGGCGCGGCATCGGCCGGCCACTCCTCGCCGTTCGCAGCGGGAGCTGCGGCGGAGCGCGCATCATCAGCGTCCACTTCCTCGGGGACGTCGCCACGCGCACGCTTTCCTTCCCCCAGGAGCTCACGCGCGAGTTCGGGATCCGGGACAAACTCCGTGGAGTCGACGGCGTCGAACAGCGGCGGTTGCGCCAGGAGATCGTCGACGGTGTACTCCGAACCACCGAGATCCAGTTCCTGGTTGATCGCCAGCGGATCCGCTTCTGCGCCGACATCGAGCATGGGAAGGTCGACGGCGCGTTCGCGGAAGGCTCCGTCGACGAGAGACGCATCGACGGGGGTCCCGTCGGCGGCGGGATGGTCGGCGGATGCCTCGTGTGTCGCGGCGCGGTCGGCGTCGGAAGCGTCGGAAGCGTCGGAGGCGTCGTCGAGGTGTGCATCGGCGGCGCGCCCCTCGCGGTCCTGGCGCACATCGACAAGCGCCCGGAGCGCGTCGACGTCGAGCGCACTGCCGCGATCGGCGGCATCGTGCTCGTCGTCAGGGGGCGCGCCGTGGGCGAGTGCGGCATGCTCGTCAGGCGCAACGCCGGCGCCGGCGTCGGCGTCGGCTTCGGGCGCAGCCTCGGCGTGTTCGTGAGCGGCGGCGAGATCGGCACTGTGTTCGGCTTGGCGAGCGGCCTCCCCATCGTCATCTCGCACTCCGTCGTTGGACTCGGCGTGCGCCTCCGCCTGAGATTCCTCACGAGATTCCGCCTGAGCCTCGGGCAGCGTCGCGTCAGGCGTCGCAGCGTCCGTCGCGGCCTGTGCCGCGTCGTCCGCGCGCGCCGGCTCCTGCGCCGCAGGCGCGTCGTCCGCCGCCGAGTGACGCATGAAGGGAGGTGTCAGCTCGTCGAGCAGGTCGATGTCGGGCTCGTCGGCATCCACGTGGCGGGGGCGCGACGGGCGCGAATCGTACGATGCGTCGGCGCCGTCGTGCGCCGCGGGTTCGCCTAACGGCGGTGCATCCGGCACTGGCGCCGCGCCCTCGTCCACCGCGTGATTACCCCGCGCCTCGTCGCTCTGCGCCCCCGACGTCGGCGCTTCCGTAGCCGACGCCACGGCGCCCGCCGATGCTTCGTCGCGCGCGCGCAGCGTCGACGCATCGTCGGCCGGCGTGTCGGGCGCCGCCGTTGCTTGCGCCATCGAGGGCGGAACGGCGGCGTCGTCCGCGATGGCGGGGACGCCGAGGGGGGTGAGGAGGCGGTCCAACGACATGTCGTCGGTCGCTCCCAGCGCCGCCTCGACCCAGGCGTCGGGCGTCTCCTCGCCCTGGAGGGAGAACTCGAGGCGCAGCGAGCGCTTGGTCTCCTCGTCGATCTCCTCCGATGGCACGACCATGATCTCGTCGGTCGTGCGCGCGCTGCCGTCGACGGCCATCAGTTCCAGCGTCTCGCGCTCGCAACGCGGGGCAACGGGGTTTGCAGCTGCCGGCAGCGCCTCGCGCTCCTGTTCCGCGTCGCGCTCGCCGTCGGCCGCGGCCGCCGCCGTGGCCGCCTCGGCGTCAGCCGCAACGCCGTGCAGCGACGCCTCATCGTCAGCCGCAACGCCGTGCAGCGGCGCCCCCTCGTGAGCCGCCGCATCGACCGACGCATCGTCGATCGCCACCTCGGCCACCGAGCCCTCGTCGACCGGCAGGACCCCCTCCCCCTCCCCATCGCGCGCCGACTCGAACAGCGACACCGGCTCCACAGGCGGGAGTTCCAGCACCCCTGGATCAAACGGCGACAGCGTCGGCGCGTGCAGGTCGATGGCCGGGATCGCGAGGGTGTCGAGCGTGATGGGGGCGCTCGACGCGACCAACAGGTCGTCCACCAGGTCGACCACCGGAATCGCTCCCTCATCGATGACCAGCGGCGACGGCGACGCCACCGCGCCAGGGGCGTCACTCCCCGTCACCGAGGTCACGAGGCCGCCTAACGGCGGAAGCTCGAGCAGGTCGATCGCCGGGCTCGCGATGGGGGTGCGCAGCACGGTGAGGAGGTCGATCTCCTCCGCGTCGGACGGAAGGAGCGGCAACTCCGAGCGGACGGCGAGGTCGTGCTCGGGACGCGGATGCTCGCTCGGGCTCTCGCGTTCACGGTCGGCGGCCAGCGGAAGCTCGGCGAACTCGCGCCCGGAGAGCGGCGGTTCGTCGATGAGCGGCGCCAGCACCGGGTGTGCACCAGAGAGCGAGACGCGCGGCGTCTCAAGTCCGGTGACGAGCGGGATGGGCTCCGGTGTCGCGCTCCACGCCTCGGGCTCGGGGGGGAGGATCGACTCCACCTCGCTCGGCGATGCCGCGTCGATGGGCGTTCCTCCTGCCTCGAAGCCATCCACGGCCCCCACGATGACCGTCGCCGGTTCTTCGCCGAGCGACGCGGTCGACTCGAAGCCATCGATGGCGACCGGCTGGGTGGTCGCCACCTCCTCCCCCTCGGGGTCGAAGGCGAGGATGAGGCCATCGAGCGCCGGGACGCGCGCCGCCGGCGGCGACGCGGCGGCGCCGGCGACCGGGGCGGCGGGAGGCGTTGCGCCTGGCGGCGTGCCCGGCGAGGAGTCCGCGTTGCGCCTGGCGGCATCACTGTCAAACTTCCCGACGTCGAGGAAGACGAGGTCGTTCGACTTCTGCGCCTGCCACGCGCCGGACACCCGCGGCGTCACGTCGGGATCGATCGCCTTGATCCGATCGATCGTCGCCCGCGCCTCCGCCTTGCGCCCCTCCGCCTCGAGCTTGCTGTACAGCACCTCCAGCTGCTCGATCGCCTCCGACTTCCGGTTCTCCTTGTTGAGCCACTCCGCCAGCATTAGGCGGATGTCGTCCTGGTCCGGGCAGAGATCGGCGAACTCCTTGAGCGCACGGAACGCCTCGTCCACATGCCCCGCCTTCTGCATGCGGTCCGCGTACTCGAGGAAGTTCTTCTTCGCGTCGCTCTTGAACCCCTTGGACGCCGAGATCTTCCCCAGCTTGTAGTAGACCGTGGTCCGCGCCGGCGACTGGCGCAGGATCTTGTTGCAGAGAGCGATGGCGTTGTTGAGGAAGCCGCGCTCGGCGTAGACGTCCACCGCCTTCTCGTAGTAGGCCAGCGCCTCGCTGACATTCCCCTGCCGCTGCAACAGGTCGCCCACACGGTTGAACAGCTGCAGGTCGGCGTCGTCCAGGTCGCGTCCCGCTTCCTCGAGCAGTTGGATATACAGCGACAGCGCCCGATCGAACTGCTTCTTCTGTTCGAAGTCGGTCGCCTTCTTCTTGAGCTTGGCGATGTTGGGATTGGCCATCAGCGCCCTCCCCCGCCCTCGTGCCCCGTCGCGGTCATGTCGCGCATGGCACTCCGCGCACCCACGTCGAACGGCAGCGCCTGTCCCCGTACCAGTAGGGGAGTTCGCGCACGTCTTCGATGTCGAAGAGCGCCAGGTCGGCGGCAAAGCCCGGCGCGAGCTGCCCCGTCTCGTGGGCGAGTGCCAGCGCGGCCGCCCCGTTCACGGTGGCGGCAAGCAGGGCCTCGGAGACCGACAGGTGCAACTGGCTCACGGCGAGGGCGAGGATCAGCGGGAAGTTCGGGGTCGGGGAGGTGCCGGGGTTGAAATCCGTCGCCAAGGCGACGGCCGCACCCCCATCGATCAAGGCACGCGCGGGCGCGTGCCTTTCCTTGCCGAGGAAGAGCATCGTCCCCGGAAGCATCGTGGCAACAGTGTCCGACGCCGCCAACGCCTGGATTCCGTGGTCCGAGACCGCCGCCAGGTGATCCGCCGACGTCGCCCCGAGCTGGGCGGCCAGTTCTGCCCCCCCGGAAGGGCGCAGTTCGTCCGCGTGCAGCTTGAGACGCAGCCCGGCGGCTCGGGCGGCAGTCAATACCGCCCGCGATTCCTCGACGGTGAACACGCCCGGCTCGCAGAAGACATCCGCGAACTGCGCGAGCCCCCCGCCGACCACCCGTGGGATCATCTCATGGACGATCAACCCCACGTAATCGGCACGTCCTTCCGGGGTCCCCCGATGCTCGAGCGGAATTTCGTGCGCCCCCAGAAAGGTCGGGACGAGGCGCAGAGGGATCAGCGCGGAAAGGCGCCGGATCGCCCGCAGGCTCTTGAGCTCGTCGTCGAGCGTGAGGCCGTA encodes:
- a CDS encoding tetratricopeptide repeat protein, yielding MANPNIAKLKKKATDFEQKKQFDRALSLYIQLLEEAGRDLDDADLQLFNRVGDLLQRQGNVSEALAYYEKAVDVYAERGFLNNAIALCNKILRQSPARTTVYYKLGKISASKGFKSDAKKNFLEYADRMQKAGHVDEAFRALKEFADLCPDQDDIRLMLAEWLNKENRKSEAIEQLEVLYSKLEAEGRKAEARATIDRIKAIDPDVTPRVSGAWQAQKSNDLVFLDVGKFDSDAARRNADSSPGTPPGATPPAAPVAGAAASPPAARVPALDGLILAFDPEGEEVATTQPVAIDGFESTASLGEEPATVIVGAVDGFEAGGTPIDAASPSEVESILPPEPEAWSATPEPIPLVTGLETPRVSLSGAHPVLAPLIDEPPLSGREFAELPLAADRERESPSEHPRPEHDLAVRSELPLLPSDAEEIDLLTVLRTPIASPAIDLLELPPLGGLVTSVTGSDAPGAVASPSPLVIDEGAIPVVDLVDDLLVASSAPITLDTLAIPAIDLHAPTLSPFDPGVLELPPVEPVSLFESARDGEGEGVLPVDEGSVAEVAIDDASVDAAAHEGAPLHGVAADDEASLHGVAADAEAATAAAAADGERDAEQEREALPAAANPVAPRCERETLELMAVDGSARTTDEIMVVPSEEIDEETKRSLRLEFSLQGEETPDAWVEAALGATDDMSLDRLLTPLGVPAIADDAAVPPSMAQATAAPDTPADDASTLRARDEASAGAVASATEAPTSGAQSDEARGNHAVDEGAAPVPDAPPLGEPAAHDGADASYDSRPSRPRHVDADEPDIDLLDELTPPFMRHSAADDAPAAQEPARADDAAQAATDAATPDATLPEAQAESREESQAEAHAESNDGVRDDDGEAARQAEHSADLAAAHEHAEAAPEADADAGAGVAPDEHAALAHGAPPDDEHDAADRGSALDVDALRALVDVRQDREGRAADAHLDDASDASDASDADRAATHEASADHPAADGTPVDASLVDGAFRERAVDLPMLDVGAEADPLAINQELDLGGSEYTVDDLLAQPPLFDAVDSTEFVPDPELARELLGEGKRARGDVPEEVDADDARSAAAPAANGEEWPADAAPEVLIDGEWRDEHMGDLVSGEVSAIIVPGTDRPNRAGARFDDLSAALMWPEPVGDDGAPTPPRRTPGSSDAFFARMHTPRSTLSFGGVEAQLRRRLELDAGNLGLRRQLGEALLDQGDREEGLLELDIAMRGYEQVGDLDGARSVADIVLRVIPTSVRHHQKRVEYAVRSNDRVRLVEAYVELADSLFRSGEPEKARVVYSRVMELSPGNGRARFALGLLSEAEHARDADSERAREASVPVSPEYVVGLFDRSVPVTAAPGIAPQTISSEIPVVVEGLFVSPSLAGESRSELASTDSSLAAEQLRLPRDEEMTSIEEIVSREMQHSAANGSLAELAVSPAADDDGAAVADRERSGDEDASAAADASEEGDEEVAPFPAPSLDDEIDAAFAEPPVVEPVTPPSSGVLPTGSDYDFVGTPPMGAAALATPFAADEVTGADAASQAHDDRTADRSSRATPLPAASLEKVAPLPPTTPAEKGRLEPAATPAQSSDDDFIDLGSWLREDTPVRTTRMVTQEAAPTGDEQADFDEMLRRFKQGVAENVDDEDYDSHYDLGVAYKEMGLTDEAIAEFQKALRGDSNRVRSYEALGQCFVEKGQLQVAVTLLRRAVETTAADDQQLVGVLYLLGYASEVMARHADALGYYQRVFAVDIEFRDVAQRVA
- a CDS encoding imidazolonepropionase, which produces MTPRLFVNASQVVTCAGPARARRGEELRDAGVLPAGSAVAVVGDRIAAVGREEQLARDYATAERVDCARGVLMPGLVDSHTHAIFGKPRYEEQELRAAGLDYMDIARRGGGIHASVRDLRGRSEDELVALALPRLQRLASYGATTVEVKSGYGLTLDDELKSLRAIRRLSALIPLRLVPTFLGAHEIPLEHRGTPEGRADYVGLIVHEMIPRVVGGGLAQFADVFCEPGVFTVEESRAVLTAARAAGLRLKLHADELRPSGGAELAAQLGATSADHLAAVSDHGIQALAASDTVATMLPGTMLFLGKERHAPARALIDGGAAVALATDFNPGTSPTPNFPLILALAVSQLHLSVSEALLAATVNGAAALALAHETGQLAPGFAADLALFDIEDVRELPYWYGDRRCRSTWVRGVPCAT